The Gemmatimonadota bacterium genomic interval GTGTCGTCGCCGCGCTTCCTGCCCGTCGCCGTCGTCCGCTGCTGACCATGGCCGATATGGGCATGGACCACGGTGCCATGGCGGGGATGGATCACGGTGCCATGGAGGGCATGGATCATGGCGCCATGAAGGGCATGGACCACGGGGCGAAGGCGGACACGGTTGCGAGTACCGGTGCGGCGGTGGATCACGCGGCGATGGGGCACGCCATGCCGGCCAAGGTCCCGGCGGCGACCGCCGACGCGCACGCGGGTCACGATATGTCCGCGATAGCGACAGCTACCCTGCGCGCACCGGGTACGCTGCCAGTTGAAACGCCTCACAGTTCGGAAACGCACGGGGTTGGAAACGCGATGGTGCCCATGAGCACCAAGAGTCGCCTCGGGGAGCCTGGCGTCGGCCTTGGTGGGGACGGGCGCCGCGTGCTGCGATACGCCGAGCTGCGCTCAGCGGAGCCTTGGGCAGAATTCCGTGCCCCAACGCGTGAGATCGAGCTGCATCTGACTGGCAATATGGAGCGGTACACGTGGGCCATCGACGGCATCCCGTACGATCAGGCTTCACCGATTGAGCTGACGTACGGCGAGCGGATACGCCTCACCATGGTGAACGACACCATGATGAATCACCCCATGCATCTGCACGGGATGTGGATGGAATTGGAGAACGGCCACGGCAACCGCAGTCCGCGCATTCACACCATCAACGTGAAGCCCGCAGAGCGGGTGTCGCTGCTGGTGACGGCCGACGCGCTCGGCCGCTGGGCGTTTCATTGTCACGTGCTGTATCACATGGAAGTCGGCATGTTTCGCGAAGTGCGCGTAAGCAAAGCCGCGAGCGAACACGAGGGGCATCATGATGCAGCCTGATCGCGTCACGCGGTTCTTGGCCGCGCCGGTGCTCATTGTCGCATTGATGTTGGCCAGCAGCGGTCCGTTGGCTGCGCAAGTTGTCGATACGCTACCTCATTCGAGCGCGCACGACATGTCGTGGGGGAGAGAGACGTTTGTGCTCTCGGAAGTGCTGGAGTATGCACCCTCCGGCGTGAATCGCCCCGTGAACTACGACCTGCTGGCGTGGACCGGAGGCGCGGTGAATCGTCTTTGGGCGAAGGCCGACGGAGGCATCGCAACACGCGGCAGTCGCCTGCATGGCGAGTACCAGGTGCTGTACGGTCGACTCGTATCGCCCTGGTGGGATGCGCAGATCGGCGTGCGCGTGGACCAGGCGAATGAAGACGGCAGCGCCGCGACGCGCGTGGGCGCGGTAGCGGGCTTGCAGGGCTTGGCCCCCGGCTGGTTCGAGGTGGAGCCGTCGATGTTCGTGACAACGGACGGCAACGTGTCGCTCGATCTCACCGTGTCGTACGACCTGTACCTGACGCAGCGTCTGGTGTTGCAGCCCCGTCTCGAGTCCGCCGTGTCACTACGCGATGAAGTTGAGTTCGGTATCGGGCGAGGACTCAGCAGTACCTCGTTCGGTTTGCGAACGCGCATTGAGCTGCGCCGCGAGTTTGCGCCGTACTTCGGTGTGGTGTGGGACCGGGGTTATGGACGCACAGCACAGTTTGCGCGGCAAGCGGGTGGGGCGGCCGGGGAAGCGCGACTTGTGGCAGGCCTTAGGCTCTGGCAATAACACGTGCCGGCGAGATCGCCGAGCACAGCAGCGCACCCTGACGTACGGAAGGCGGGCGATGCACGGGAACGACGGGAAATCAGGAAAACACGACGTGCACGAGACCGCTCGTCACCACGGCTCGGCGCACGGAGCCGAGACGCACGGAGCCGAGCCGCACCGCGCTGAGCCTCACGGGGCCGCGCCTCACGGCGCAGAACCACGCGACGCTGAACCACACGGCGCCGGGCCGCACGGAGCCGAAGCGCACGGAGCCGAAGCGCACGAGTCCGGCGGTCACGACAAGCACGCCGGCCACAACCCGGGCATGTTCCGCGACCGCTTCTGGCTTTCTCTGTTACTGACGGTGCCGGTCGTCATCTGGTCCGCGCACATCGAACAATTGCTCGGCTACACGGCGCCCGTGTTTCCGTTCTCCGCCCGCATCCCTGCGGCCCTTGGTACGCTGGTTTTCCTTTACGGCGGCCTCGTGTTTCTCCGATCCGCCGCCGGCGAACTGCGCGCGCGACAGCCAGGGATGATGACGCTTATCTCGCTGGCCATCACGGTGGCGTTCGTGTTCTCGTGGGTGGTCGAACTGGGAGTGCTACGAGCCGAAGCACTGTGGTGGGAGCTGGCGACTCTGGTGACCATCATGCTGCTCGGGCACTGGATCGAAATGCGCTCGATCCAGCAGGCACAGGGCGCGCTGAAGGAGTTGGCGAAGCTCCTGCCCGATGAAGCCACGCGCATTACGAGTGGCGGGACAGAGACCGTCGCGGTGAGCGAGCTACGCGAGGGTGACAAACTCCTCATCCGTCCCGGCGAACGCGTGCCGGCGGACGGTACAATCGTGCGCGGCTCGAGCACGTTGGATGAAGCCATGATCACCGGCGAATCACGACCGGTGGAACGAGGCGTTGACGACGAAGTGATCGCGGCCACCATCAACGGCGATGGAGTGCTCGAGATCGCGGTGACCGGGACCGGCGAGAAGACAAAGCTGTCGGGCATCATGCGATTGGTCGCCGATGCGCAGTCGTCCAAGTCCCGCGCGCAGCTTCTGGCGGATCGTGCGGCGCGATTGTTGACGTGGGTGGCCATCGGTTCCGCGCTCGTGACACTTGTCGCCTGGCTCGCTGTTGGCGCCACCATCGATGTCGCCATCGTGCGCGTCGTGACGGTGCTGGTGATCGCCTGCCCGCACGCACTGGGGCTCGCCGTGCCGCTGGTGGTCGCCATTTCCACTGCAATCGGCGCGCGGCACGGACTGCTCGTACGAGACCGACGCGGGTTGGAGGAAGCGCGCAAACTCGATACGGTGGTATTCGACAAGACTGGCACACTGACACTTGGCGAGTTCCGCATCGTCGCGCTGGCCATGGCCGACGGTGTGACACGAGAGCAGGTGCTGCGTCTCGCCGCAGGGGTGGAGTCGCAGTCCGAGCATCCCATCGCACGCGGTATCATTCGTACCGCGAGTGAAGAAGGAATCGAAATGCCGACCGTGTCTGATGCGCGTGGGCTGCCTGGGCGTGGGGTGGCGGCGACCATCGATGGCGTGACGTATGAGATGGGCGGACCGGCCCTTCTCGAGGAGCGCTCCGCAGATGTCCCTGCGTCACTGACGGCAACGGTGTCGGACGCCAAGAAGGGCGGGCAGGCAGTCATCTACCTGCTGCAAGACGGCCGTGTACTTGCCGCACTCGCCATCGCCGACGCGATCCGCCCGGAGAGTTACGAAGCCATGCGCGCGCTGCACGCGCTCGGCGTGCAGGTGACCATGATGACCGGCGACGCGCGCGAGGTAGCGAATGCCGTGGCCGCCGAGTTGGGGATCGACGACGTGCTGGCGCAAGTGCTGCCCGAAGACAAGGCGCGGCACGTGCGAGAGATCCAGGAGTCTGGGCGACGGGTCGCGATGGTTGGCGATGGCGTGAACGATGCGCCGGCACTGGCGACGGCGGACGTGGGCATAGCCATCGGCGCGGGCACTGACGGCGCGGCCGAAGCCGGACACATCGTGCTGGTGCGATCTGACCCTCGCGATATTCCGCGCATCATCACGCTGTCGCGCGCGTCCTACCGCAAGATGGTCCAGAATCTGTGGTGGGCGGCCGGCTACAACATCGTGGCCATCCCGCTCGCCGCCGGAGTGCTGGCCCCCTGGGGCATTGTTCTGACGCCTGCGATTGGTGCGGTGCTCATGTCGCTCAGCACGATCATCGTCGCCGTCAACGCCCAGTTGCTCCGCCGCGCGCGTTTGTGATGGCACCGCGCCTTGCACACACGCCCGCCTTGCCGCGAGCCACGAGGCCCCGTAGCGTCACCGGACGCTGGCCCTCCGCGTTTCCCTTCTGACCCCTCTCGAGGCTTCACTGTGATGCACCCGACCGTTCGCCGCATGTCCGTCGCGCTCGCCGCCTCCTATGGCCTCCTGATGGGCGCGATCATGCCGACCGTCGCCCGCGCCCAGACCGCGGACTCCGCGGCCGTGGCGCGCACCGTCGCGCGCTTTCACACGGCTCTTGCCGCCGGCGACAGCGCCGCCGCGCTCGCGCTGCTCGCGCCGGACGTGACCATTGCTGAGAGCGGGGGTGTCGAAACCCGGGAGGAGTACCGGAGCCACCACCTGCCGGGCGACATCGGCTTCGCGCGTGCCGTGAAGAGTGAACGCAGCGCGGTGCGCGTCGTGGTAGGTGGCGACGTCGCGTGGTCGACGTCCACGAGCACCACCCAGGGCGAATATCGAGGGCGCGCGATCAATACGGCCGGTGCGGAATTGATGGTCCTGACCCGCGCGACTGCCACCCCTGACGGCTGGCACATCAGCGCGATCCACTGGTCGTCGCGAGCCCGACGTCCCTAGTTCTACGCATCAGTACTGGCCGCGCACGGATCCAGAGCGCGGTTACAATCCGTCACATTGATCGGGCAGATCAAACCAAGGTTCGCGACGGCCTCGACGGCCGTCATCCCCGTGCCGAAGCGCGCCATGGTTGCTCGGGGACGCGCAAGTTCACCGTATGGCAGGTAGCGTACGCGAAGATTTGACACGCGGCTGAACGCGGGGCGCGCGAGTGGCGCTCGCACATCGGCCTCACGCTCGTCTGGCGCGACGGGGAACAGGTGCGTCACGGCCGCATCCGGTGCGCCGAGCGCCACGTCGAGTACTCGAACGATCCCTGAGTCGATGGATGTCGTCTGCTCCACCTCGAACGCGCCGGCGACGCCGCCGGTCGGGACGCTGAACGGGTCGCGCTTCAGCCAGAGCACGTCGATCAGCTTCACGGCCTCGGCGCCGGGCGATGCAGCGGTCGACCCAGTAGAGCGCGTCTCCCCGACGTTTGATATTCGGGTCAGGCATGAGCGGGATCTGGGGGCTGATAGGCCGTTGAGGCCGCACCGGAGCAGGCCGACTACCTTCAAGCGTGACTCAGCCGTATACGCCGTGCTCGATGCGCACGAGCACCTCCTGCACCTCCGTCGCGCCTGCGTCCGTGCCGAGTAACTCCAGAGGCTGCCGCCCCTCCAGCGCCCGGTTGTGTGTCCCGAGCCACCGGTATGCGGTGTCCCGGTCTCCTAGGGCCTCCTCTGCCCGGACGGCGATCCGCGCCAAACGCGCCAGCCGATCTGATTCAGAGGGAGACAGTCGCTCGCGGTTCCTCTGTTTGAGATCGAGCGCGCGGTCGGACCCGACGAGGGCGTAGATCAATTGTGGCGATAAGGCCGGGTGGAGTTCCTCGACCAGGTGGGTGAGCGACCCCGAGGGGAGCCCTTGAGCGATCTCCGCGGCAAGCTCGATATCGGTGTGCACGTCTCGGCCAAGCACGGTGGCTCCGCCGAGAAGGGCTGCGATTGCTGCTGGTGCGGCCATACTCTCCCCGACCCGTTGTGGTCCCGGACGGTTACCGCCAGGCGGCGGGTCTGTCAATTCGGGGGGCGCGGTGGTGACGAGACTGCACGTTGAAGTCGGGCGACGACAGGCGGCTTCGCGCCCCCAGAGACGACTCGACCATCCTGCCGGGGTCGGCAAGATGGTCGGTAGGGGCTCACAACCTCGCCCAGTTTTCCGTTCGTTAGGAATCCGACGGCAGCTTTGTGAGCAATGTCAAAGGACTTCCATTCGAAAGTGTCAAAAGACTTCTGGACGACCGCAAGCCGCCTGGGGTCGTCCAGAAGTCTCTTGACAGTTTGAGAGGTAAGTTCTTGGACACAGGTCACAAAACCGTCGTCGAGAACCTAACGAGTGGAAAACCGCCCGTTAGACCTCCTGGGTGCCATCGAGAACGGCGACATTACGTTGATCGCGGGCGACGACATGTCGAACATCGCCGCAGTCGGGTTGGCGATCATCCTCAGCGATCCGGAACAATGCGTCGCCCGGACCGGACGGGTGCCGCGCGCCCTGCGAAGTCATGTGGCGTTGCGCCTCACCGAGACCGCCCACCTCCGGGTGCATCGGGGGCGTATCAGTAGCGCCATTGGGTACCAACTATCGACAATCAGTCGAGGTGTTCACCGCAGTGGCCGATGTAGAGATCGACCCTGACGGGCTTTGAGAATTGCTGGGTCGCCCAGTGAACGCGACAGTGGTTCTCGATGGAACGAATGCTTCGAAGGCTCCACTTGAGATGCCATCCGAAGTAACGCGTCACGTCGTCTTCGCATTTCCAACTGCGACTCTTGGCCGCTCGATCCGCAGCGTCGCTCACCCCGAATCGGGCGTCTTCGATCAGTTCGTTCAGAGCATCTCGCGTGTTCATGTGAAGCACTCGATGCACCGCGCGATTGTTGTCTTTGCGCTTGGCGATTTGCCAATCGATCTCTACTCGCTTCAGCGCGTGAAGGCTCCCAAGAAGTAGTCGGGGTTCCTCGAAGTCTGCGGCATCGTCGGCTGAGCGAAGCGCCCTTGGGAGCAGTGTGATCTCCGGGAATCTCTTCGCCCACCGGCCTAGCGCATCTCTAACATTCTCGGGCCAGTGACACTTCAGCACCCCGAAGTATTCGAGCTGCTCGCGAACCCGTTCGGCGACATTGCCTTTGCTCTTGACGGGCACGACCTGAACCAGGGGAAGTCGATAGGGAAGGTCTTCCGTGAGCTGTTTCGCGTCGTCATCTCGCATGTCGATGACAATGAGAACAGCGGAGCGGATCTGAGGAGGCTTCACCTTCAGTGCCTCCTCGACCGCACCCCGAATCCCGTGAAGATCCACCCCCGGCCTGTGCTGCGGCCCGCGCGACCGATTCTCCGTGGCGGCGAGGCGCAGATCCTGTTCCAGATCGATGGGAAGGCTTCCGAGAGCTCTTTGGCGACGGGTCCGGCCTTTACCGCGTAGACAAACGCGAGCGTCTTTCCTGGAATGGGCATGTATATCTTTGGGGCGGAGAACTTCCGCAGCCTACTTGCGCTCCCAGCAACTCATGGACGCCGAGGCGCGCGGATGGCACCCCTCGGCTATCATAAACGCAGAACGGCGCGAGCTCTTGGCCCGCGCCGTTCCGTGATGCTAAATCGCGAAGTCACTCAGCGAAAAGTTGTGGAGACCACAACCCCCATCGGGCCGCGCGACCCTTTGTAACTGCCGAGCAACGGCCGGCTCTCCTCACCGGATCCTGCGATTGCTAAGCCGCGCTATGGAGCCTCCGTTGCCAGAGGGGCGGGCGTACAGCAATTGCATCACCTTCACGGTACTACCCTAGCACCGTTTACGCAAGTCAGACGGGCGCCAAGTTGTCGAAGTAACAGGGCAGCGAGCTAAGTGGCGGCCTACTACAATGTAAACCCTTGTTTTGCATCGAGTTACGTGTTTAAAAGAACTTAGACCCACCTCATCCCATACCCCTGATGGAGCGCCGTGGAAGCTGCGCCGCGCCCAAGATAACGCGCCTCAATGAGGTACCCACCCTCCCGCGGACACCGGACCCGAGGATACCCCGCACGAGGCACGTGCCGACCTCGTTAGGCGAGACACAGAGGTCGTCAAAAGACTTCCTTAGAATTGCGTCAAAAGACTTCTGGACGACCGCAAGCCGCTGCACGGCCGCGAGGACCTGCACCTCCGTGGTACAGCGCACGCACGTATCGAGAAAGCGGCCGAAGGCGCAATGGTTCTCCGGCGATTCGTAGGTGTCAGGATGAGAAGTTTTGGCTTCCAGAGCCACGCGTGGTCGGCGCCTCGGAATGCTCGCGCTGCTCGGCCACCGAGTGCAAGACCGTCTTGAGCGAGGAGCCGCGGTACGCGTTGCCGAATGTGCCTGCCTCGATCTCGCGAACGACCGCCAGGATGCCTCGGAGGATGGACCGAAAGTTCTTGACCCCGCGCTTCCCCACAGAAACAGGTGCGGTACGTGCTGCCGACGCCCTCTCGCGAGCGCGTGAGGAGGACGCGGAGCGGCTCCGGCGGCACCGGGACGGTGGGGCTGGCAGGCGCGGCGGTTCCGGGCGCGAAGGGGACAGCCGACATGGACGGGATGCCACGTTTCGTGGCACAGCGTAGCCCTTGACCCCACCCGACGTGTAACGCTCAGGCCCGGACCACCTACGTCATCCACATGGGCGGCATGCAGGGTCAGAATGGGGAGGCCGCTCGACACACCCAGTCCGCGTCGGGCGGAGGGCGGTCTCGGAGGATGATGAGCGGCGGGATGGGGATGATGGGCGCCGGCTGGCAGGGAGCCGACGGGAGCTACGGGATGATCTTCACGTTCACCACCGCGTGAGCCGACCGAGGAGAGGCGCAGCCGTGGAGTCTGCGGCCGCGTTTCGCCGTCTCGGTCGTCGAAGGGTCCAGGCCGATGCGTCGCCGGTCGATGGGTCGCCGGTCGATGGGTCGCCGGTCGATGGTCGCCGGTCGATGGGTCGGCCGTGGGGCTATCCGCGCGCGACTAGATAGGCGCGGCGCGAGCAGCGACCCAGCAGATTCACGAGAGGGCGACCGACCAGGCGGGGAGTCTACGCCCCGCGCGCTGCCGGCTCCGAGAATCCCGGCGCCCACGCTGGAGGCGAGTTCGACGCGCTTCTGCCACCCCGTTGCCGTCTGGTCGACGGCGGACCGCCGGGCCCGGAACACACGCGAGCGCTGCATGGCTCCTCCCAGAAGAAGATCCGCACCACCGGCTTCCGCGGGCGACGCCCCGGAAGCCGACCGTGACCTGTTCACGCACGCGACGGCGAGGCGGTGCTCCCGGCAAGCGTTCCCGGCACGTGCGGCCCGGATGGGTCGTCCGCCTTGCGCGCGGCCGTGCGTAGTCCGCGCTCTTGTACCAGAGACCAGATCGCCGGCACGACGAGCAGCGAGAATCGCGTTGCCCACCATGCCACCGATCATAGGTGCGGGCGATGCGCTTCATGACGCTCGCGCCGGCGCCGGTCCCCACAGGATCGGGAAGAGCCCGGCATGATCGCGGTGACGGTCATCATCTTGGGGCGCACGCGCTCCACCGCACCCTCGACCACGGCCGCGTAGAGTTGCGGCGGTCGCGGGCGGCCCACGCGCGCCGCTCCGGCCCAGGCTGTCGAGGTAGATGAGCATCGCCACCGCCGTCTCCGCCGCGACGCCGGCGAGCGCGATGAAGCCGATGGCGACGGCGACCGACCAGTTGTAGTCGAGCGCGCAGAGGAACCAGACGCCGCCCACCAGCGCGAAGGGGAGCGAGAGCATCACGATGAGCGTCTCGCCGACGGCTGCGGAAGTTGAAGTAGAGCAGCAGGAAGATGACGGCCAGCGTCGCCGGGATGACGAGTGTCATGCGCGCCTGCGCACGCTGCATGTATTCGTACTGGCCGCTCCACGACATGCGGTAGCCCGGCGGCAGGGTCACCATCACGCGCCACCATCGCGCTGTGCCTCGGCCACGTACCCGCCGATGTCGCGGCCGGCGACGTCCACGTAGACCACGCCGTCGGCTACGGCTCCCTCGGTGCGGACGACCATCGGGCCCGCCACCTGCCGGATGGTCGCCAGCTGCCCCAAGGACCTGCGACACGCCGGCTGCGCCGGGCGGCGCGTCGCGTGCGCCCTGGGCCGACGACATGCCCTGGCATGCCCCTCGGTCCCCTCGCTGCAGCCTGGCGCGCCCTAGGCTCGTGGCTCACCGGCACGAGCACGGACGCGAGTCGCTCGGGCGTGTCGCGCAGTTCCTGCGGGTAGCGCACGCGCACGCCGTAGCGCTCGCGTCCCTCGACGGTCTGCGTGATGGTCATGCCGCCGATGGCGGTGGCAATCACGGTCTGGATGTCGCCGACGTTGAGGCCGTGACGCGCCGCGGCCGCCCGGTCGATCGCGATGTCGAGGTAGTAGCCCGACTCCGCCCGCTCCGCGAAGGCGCTGCGGGTGCCGGGCACCATCTTGAGCCGCCTCTCGACCTCCCTGCCCAGGCGTTCGAGTCTCGCCGAGGTCTGGGCCGAAGATCTTGACCCCGACGGGCGTCCGGATGCCGGTGGCGAGCATGTCGATCCGGCCCTTGATGGGCATGGTCCAGGCGTTGGTCACGCCCGGCAGGCGCACCGCCGAATCCATGGCCGCGATCAGGCGGTCGGTGGTCATGCCGCACGCCACCGGCGCGCGGCTTGAGGGTGATGGTGGTCTCGGACATGTCGAGCCCGGCCGGATCGGTCGCCGTCTCGGCGCGCGCCCGCCTTGCCCCACACAGGCCACCTCGGGAATGACTTCAGGATGGCATCCTGCTGCCGCATGATTCCCCGCGCACGGGCGATGGGGAATCCGGGGAGCGTGGTCGGCATGAACAGGATGGTCCCTTCGTCGAGCGGCGGCATGAACTCGCTGCCGATGCGCGTCCACGGGACCCACGTGACGATGAGCGCCGTACCGACGCGCGATGACCGGCCAGCGGTGGCGCAGCGCCAGGCGATCACCGGCCGGTACAGGCACGGACCATGCCGGTTGAGCGGGTTGGCCCGCTCCCGGTAGATCCGCCCACGGATGAAGAGTCCCATCGGGACCGGAACCAGGGTCCGAGAGCAGGCTCGCCGCCGCCATCGCAAACGTCTTGGTGAACGCCAGCGGCTTGAACAGCCGGCCCTCCTGCCCCTCGAGCGCGAAGACGGGGAGGAAGGAGACCGTGATGATCAGGAGCGAGAAGAAGAGCGCTGGTCCCACCTCGCGCGCGGCCCGGCTCACCAGCGCCACGGTGCGCCGGGTCTGAGGCCCTCGGTGCACGCCGGGGCTCTCCGCGGCGTGGCGTTCGAGGTGCTTGTGCATGTTCTCGATCATCACGATCGCGGCGTCGATCATCGCCCCGATGGCGATGGCGATGCCGCCTAACGACATGATGTCGGCCCCGACGCCGACCCAGCGCATGGCGACGAAGGCCATGAGGATGCCGATCGGCAACGTCAGGACCGCCACGAGCGCCGACCGCACGTGCAGCAGGAAGACGACGCACACCAGGGCGACGATCAGCGACTCCTCGAGCAACGTCCCCCGCACCGTCGCGATGGCGTCGCTGGATCAGCGCCGCTGCGGTCGTACACCGGGCGGATGACCACCCCCGGCGGCAGCCCGGCTGCCACCTCCGCCAGCCGCCGCTTCACCGCGTCGATGGTGGCGAGGGCGTTCTCGCCGAAGCGCATGACCACGATGCCGCCCACCGCGTCGCCCCGGCCGTCGAGGTCGGCGATGCCGCGCCGCGCCGCCGGGCCCACCGTCACCCGCCCCAGTTCCGCCACGCGAACCGG includes:
- a CDS encoding copper resistance protein B, which encodes MMQPDRVTRFLAAPVLIVALMLASSGPLAAQVVDTLPHSSAHDMSWGRETFVLSEVLEYAPSGVNRPVNYDLLAWTGGAVNRLWAKADGGIATRGSRLHGEYQVLYGRLVSPWWDAQIGVRVDQANEDGSAATRVGAVAGLQGLAPGWFEVEPSMFVTTDGNVSLDLTVSYDLYLTQRLVLQPRLESAVSLRDEVEFGIGRGLSSTSFGLRTRIELRREFAPYFGVVWDRGYGRTAQFARQAGGAAGEARLVAGLRLWQ
- a CDS encoding DUF4440 domain-containing protein, producing the protein MHPTVRRMSVALAASYGLLMGAIMPTVARAQTADSAAVARTVARFHTALAAGDSAAALALLAPDVTIAESGGVETREEYRSHHLPGDIGFARAVKSERSAVRVVVGGDVAWSTSTSTTQGEYRGRAINTAGAELMVLTRATATPDGWHISAIHWSSRARRP
- a CDS encoding DUF2384 domain-containing protein, whose product is MHTDIELAAEIAQGLPSGSLTHLVEELHPALSPQLIYALVGSDRALDLKQRNRERLSPSESDRLARLARIAVRAEEALGDRDTAYRWLGTHNRALEGRQPLELLGTDAGATEVQEVLVRIEHGVYG
- a CDS encoding heavy metal translocating P-type ATPase, with product MFRDRFWLSLLLTVPVVIWSAHIEQLLGYTAPVFPFSARIPAALGTLVFLYGGLVFLRSAAGELRARQPGMMTLISLAITVAFVFSWVVELGVLRAEALWWELATLVTIMLLGHWIEMRSIQQAQGALKELAKLLPDEATRITSGGTETVAVSELREGDKLLIRPGERVPADGTIVRGSSTLDEAMITGESRPVERGVDDEVIAATINGDGVLEIAVTGTGEKTKLSGIMRLVADAQSSKSRAQLLADRAARLLTWVAIGSALVTLVAWLAVGATIDVAIVRVVTVLVIACPHALGLAVPLVVAISTAIGARHGLLVRDRRGLEEARKLDTVVFDKTGTLTLGEFRIVALAMADGVTREQVLRLAAGVESQSEHPIARGIIRTASEEGIEMPTVSDARGLPGRGVAATIDGVTYEMGGPALLEERSADVPASLTATVSDAKKGGQAVIYLLQDGRVLAALAIADAIRPESYEAMRALHALGVQVTMMTGDAREVANAVAAELGIDDVLAQVLPEDKARHVREIQESGRRVAMVGDGVNDAPALATADVGIAIGAGTDGAAEAGHIVLVRSDPRDIPRIITLSRASYRKMVQNLWWAAGYNIVAIPLAAGVLAPWGIVLTPAIGAVLMSLSTIIVAVNAQLLRRARL